From the genome of Paracholeplasma manati:
TCATGGCGTACGCAGTCGAAAAGGAACTCAATAAGGATTTCTTGGGGTATTATCAAGACGAATACGTCGTTGGATTATCGTCAGGTACATCGGGTAATAAAGGGTTATACATCACACCTAAATCGATGACCAAACGCTTACCAGGGGTGTTTCTATCCAGAGGTGGGATATCGCTCTCCGATTTACCACTACGCATCCTCTTTTGTTTGAGGGTATTCTCACAAGGTTTTGATGACATCAACGCACCTTTTTTAAAACTAAAATATATTTCAACCATGACAGATATGGATGATGTCATCAAGCAAATCAATCAGGGTAAAATCAACTTGTTGATGGCGCCACCTTCATTCATCAGACAATTGTTGCCGAGACACGAAGAAATTCAGGTTAAATTAAAGAAAATCATTACCTACGCAGAAGTATTGAGCAAATCTGATCAAGTCGTTTTTGAAGAAGCTTTTAAAACAAAGGTCATTGAGATTTATCAAGCTTCCGAAGGTCAAATTGCCTCGGCTTGTAAAGCAGGACATTTACACATCAATGAGGATTTGGTATTCATCGAACTATATGATGAAGCGGGTCACTTGATTCAAACACCCCATCAGGTTGGCCATAAGATGGTATTAACCAACCTCATCAACTTTGCCCAACCATTGATTCGTTACGAAATGAACGACATGATTGCCTTAGATGAACCCTGTCCATGTGGTTCACAGTTTAGACGCATCGAAAAGGTTTTAGGTAGAAGCGATGATAATATCTATTTTTATGATGAACATTTAAAACCTAAAATCGTTTATTCCGATTTATTCTCTCGATGGATCATCACCACATCCGATCTGATCCGTGAATTTCAAGTGGTTCAAGACGACATATCGCATTTAGAGATTACCTTAGACTTGTTGGGCGATTTTGATGTGAATACATTGAAAATCCGTTTAGATGACGAATTGGCTGCGCTTGGACTCAAAGGGACATACACCTTTTTAATTCAAACACTTGAACTGCCAAAGCACGCCAATAAATTCAAGCGATTCATCAGTCGCTTGAAAAAAGAATGAAAGTGATTTTGACAGATTATTTTAAGCGTACCTCATGATATAATCGATACGAGGGAAGTGTCTTATGATTGTATTGGTTGGCGCGAGTGCCAGTGGAAAAACCGAACTAGCCAAAATTTTATATCGTACCTATGGGTATAAGAAATGTGTCACCACCACCACAAGGCCTGAAAGAACTGGCGAACAAGATGGGGTGGATTATCATTTTCTAACAGAGGATGTATTTAAGTCTTTGATGGCAAAGAATGCATTCTACGAAGTCACCGAATATTCGAATCGATATTACGGCATTCAAAAGAAAGACGTGGTTGAAAACGGCGTCGTGATTGTTGACCCCAATGGCGCGAATGCCTTGGTTGATCAAGCCGATGATGTCTATGTGGTCTTCGTGGAAGCGAGTGAAGAACTCAGAACCAGAAGGATGCAATCACGTGGTGATTTAACGGAACAAATCGAAAAACGTATTTTAGGTGATAGAAACGTCTTTCAACTCAAAAACTTTCATAGAATCGACTTGCACATTTACAATGAACAAGTGGATTTGAACGAACTGGCCCTTTGGGTTCATGAACATTATCAAAAAAGACATAGAAAATAAGAACGGGTAACCATGATGGCTACCCGTTTTGATTTTAGTAATTCCCGCTTTTTACTTTGATTTTATTCAAATACATGAATTCATCGGCTTTCTTGATGTCTTCATATATTTCTTCATCGATGGATTCTTTAACTATGAATCCAAAGGCTGTCGATGGTTGGAAATCTTTGATTTTCATCTTTTTTAGCTGATCATAAACCGTATTTCGAATTTCCAACGCTGTCGTCTGATCGGTGTTGGGTACGAATACCAAGAATTCATCCCCACCAACCCTAAATTGGTATGGCGTAGGTATGAGTTCTTTGATGATGGTCGCGACCTGTTTGATATAATAATCACCCATATGGTGTCCATAGGTGTCATTGACACGTTTTAAGTCATTTAAGTCCATGGATATGATGCATAATGGTAAGCGTTCAGGTTTGATGATTTCACCAATGATATGGTCTAAATAATGGCGATTGTATAATCCCGTTAAGAAATCATGGTAGGATAAGTATTCGATTTCTCGTTGCTTTTCAATCAATAAAGTAATGTCTCGCGCAATCCCACCAACCCCAGCGATGGCACCATCTTCAAGTATGATAGAAGCATTGCTTTCATAATATCGCCAAGACCCATTCGCATGTCTTAAGCGATAACCACTGATGGTTTGAGCGTCTTCAGATTGTTTTAATGTTTCAGCAAACGCATCGAGACGTTTTACATCATCAGGATGGACAAATGATTTATAGGGTTGTCCAATCGAATTGGCACGTGCATAACCCAACCGTTTTGACCATGCATTAGATACATAGGAAAGATTGCCTTTATTGTCGATACGGTAAATGATATCAAAAGCATGTTCAACGATTTGTCTTAAATTACGTTCACTCTTTTCAAGCTCAAGTTGGGCGTTTTTGGAATCGGTAATATCGATGTGTGTACCAATCGCGATCAGAGGCTCACAAGTTTCGGACCACTCGATGATTTGACCACTATCGAGTACCCAAATCCAATAGCCCAATTTGTGTTTCATTCGGACCTCGACTGAATAAAACTCAGTTTTTTTATCGAAAAGTTGTTTGAAAGCTTCGTCCGATTTGTGGAGATCATCTGGATGAACGAATTTACACCACGTATCTAAACTGACGGGTTCTAGTTCAGCCAAAGAATAGCCGATCATTTCTGCCCAGCGTTCGTTATAAATGGTTTCATTGGTTTGAATGTTCCAAATCCAAGTTCCTGCATTCATCGCTTTGACAATCATGCTGCCAAAAGGATCAAAGTCGAGGTATTTTTTATGCATCGCTATCGTCCCCCCAATCTATGGATAAACTATAATCGGTATTATTATAATTAATTATATCATGATGTCTTTGCATAAACCACTTCATTTTGTTGTCAAAATCGTTTCAAATAAGTAAAAATCAATGAAATAAAGCCTCTCAATGTAGAAAATTATGAGCTAATGAAGTAAAATAGCGGTAAGAGGTGATACTATGCAATACAAAATTGAAGGTGGACAACTGCCGGTTGTCATTGTAGAATTGGATGAAAATGAACAAATCATCACTGAAGGTGGTGGGATGTCTTGGATGACTGAAAACATGTCGATGGAAACCAAAGGTGGCGGTTTAGGCAAAGTATTTGGCAGAATGCTTTCAGGTGAAGCGTTATTTCAAAACATTTATACCGCTAAAAATGGGCCAGGGATGATTGCTTTAGCATCCTCATTGCCAGGCACCATCATGGCGGTTCAAATTCAAAAAGACAAACCATTCATCGTTCAAAAAAGAGCATTTTTAGGTTGTGAATCTTCTGTAGAATTATCGATTTTCTTCCAACGCAAATTAGGGGCAGGTTTCTTTGGTGGTGAAGGTTTCATCATGCAAAAACTCACCGGTGAAGGGATTGCGTTTGTTGAACTTGATGGCTATGTCAAAGTATACGAATTAGAAGCAGGCGAAAAAATGATTGTCGATACGGGTTATTTAGCAGCGATGGATTCGACAGTATCGATGGATATCAAGACCGTTGGTAATATTAAAGACATGGTATTTGGTGGCGAAGGTTTATTCCATACCGTCGTGACCGGACCAGGTAAAGTGTACTTACAATCGATGCCAGCGTCTAAATTCATGTCGCCGGTTCAACACAAATAATGCGTAAGGTTATTTTATACATCGCTTGCTCACTCGATGGTTTCATTTCAAGAGACAACGATTCGATTGATTTTTTAGCTGGTCAAACGAATGAAGTCGTGGACTTTGGGTATGATCAATTTTTAGCCAGTGTTGATACCCTCATTTTAGGCAGTAAAACCTATTCAGAACTCATCAACCACATCTCTGTGGGTGTTTGGCCTTATGTCGGCAAAAAGGTATATGTTTTTTCCAATCGTTTAAAAGGGTCCAACGAAGAAGTGACTTTTGTAGATGGGGATGTGGTTCAGTTCGTGGAATCCCTCAAACAAACCGAGGGGTCTGATATTTGGGTCGTCGGTGGTAGAGGGGTCATCGACCCACTCTTAAAAGCGAAGGCTATAGACCGTTATATCATCACACTGATGCCCAACATCATCGGTTCAGGTAAACGTTTATTTCCTCAATTAGACAGCGATACACTGTTAAAATTGGTATCTGCAGAAACATTCAATGGGATGGTTATGTTGACTTACGAAAAGCGCTGAGTTTCCAGTATTGATACCGATTTAGAGGTAAATACCATCCAACCAAATATAAAGATTACCAAAACGTCACTTCTAAATCCAAAAGTGACTGAATCACACATTAGCATTCATGGATAAAGGCGATAATGTCGCCTTTTTTTTCTTTTTAAGCGGGATTGCGCTATAATGAAAGTAGAAAAGTGGTGATCTCATGGAACAAATCGTCTTAAAGGATGTCAAAAAGACTTATTATCCAGATGTCCTCAATCGCCCTGTATTGAATCATCTATCTTTATCCATACATGCAGGTGAGTTCGTTGGCATCATTGGACCAAGTGGGTCTGGGAAAACTACGCTTTTATATGTCATGTCCGGGCTCGAACCAGCCGATAGTGGCGAGGTCACTTTATTTCAAAAACCACTCGCACACTACCTTGAAAGCGATCGTGCCATGTTGCGTCGTGACTTGATTGGATTTGTCTTTCAATTTTTTAACTTGATACCCAATTTAACCATTTATGATAACATGAAACTCGCCAACGTGATCATCAAACACAAAGGTTTAACGATTGAAGAAGCGTTGGATTTGGTGGGGTTAAAAGATGTCATGCACCAATACCCATCCCAACTTTCTGGTGGGATGCAACAACGTGCATCGATTGCCAGAGCGATTCTTGGCGAAAAGAAAATCATTTTCGCCGATGAACCTACGGGCAACCTCGATCACCATACGAGCTTAGAAATCATGGAACTCTTTAGAAAATTAAATCAGACCTTGGGCATCACCATTGTCATGGTTACGCACAATGAGTCGCTATTGTCATATACCAATCGTGTCATTCGATTATTAGATGGGAATATCATCAACGATGAACAGATCTAAAGTTGTATTCATTTTAAAATTTGCCAAACAAAACCTCGTGAAGTCCCCTTTGCGAAGTTTTTTAATGTTATTGAGTTTCACCTTTTTGATGGTCGTATTGACTTTAGCATTCACGATGAACGATGTCTTAACAGATTACTATATTTACCGTTATGAGCGTCAAAGTGAGCACATCGATTTAGAAATGACCATTGGTTCAAACGCATCTGCTCGGTATTTTTCAACCCGTACTTTAGATGACAATTATTCAGGTGATTATGCCAAAGTGTTCAAAGTAGATGTGTTGGCAGAAGATGCGAGCTACATCACTGTTTTCGCCACTTCTGAAGTCGATTTTGGATTATTATACGGCACCAATTATACGTTAAATGACCATGAAATCATCTTGACTGAAACGAGTGCGAAAACGCATCACGTGGGGGTTTCAGAGTCTTTGACTCTATCCTTAGGCACGACACAAAAAACCTTCATAGTCAAAGCCATCGTACCCGATTATGGGGTATTTCAAGGGGACAAAGGGTTTATTTTACACGACCCTCATGTCGCTTTATTCATTCAAGCGATGTTTCCGAGCTTAGCGAATCTGCCTACGAGCTTTTTTATACATTTAAACAATACAGTCTATTTTGATACCGATGATGTATCACAAACCATCGATACGGTTTCAACCATCGATGCTTATCAAACCTTAGACTATAAAGTCAGTATACCGATACCCTATATCAAACAATTGATCAACCGTGCGGTTGCACTATTTCAAATGATGTTGTTATTCATTGGGATTACCGTTGTTTTATTGATTCAAACCACGTATGCATTGGTCTTTAGAGAAAAAGAACAGATGTTATCCATCATCAAATTGTTGGGTGGGTCATTGTGGTTTGGGAGCTTCATCTGGTTGGTTGAATTGTTGATTTTATATTTACCAGCCGCGTTATTGAGCTACGGTCTTGCTTATGGTATTATCCAAGTGGGTATGCAGTTATTGATGCCGGGTCTAGCATACCATTTATCGATTTTACCCATCCTCTATAGTTTGGGTATCTTAACCATCATCTTCATGGTTACGGTACTGTATCATGTGATGCTTTGGCAATCCAAAACAGAAGTATCACGTTTGAAAGTGATGCCGGACCGAAAAGTCAGCACCTGGATTCATCTGTCTTTGGTGGGTCTCTCATTGCTAACCTATGCATTATTATACGAGACCTTATGGATGACGATTGTAAAACTGTTTTTGGTAATTTCAATGACTTACTCGCTAGTGATTCTTATGCATCGGGGTTGGTTGTTTTGTACCAAATACCTCAAAGAAACACCTTATCCATACCTACTCAAAATCAGTTATCATAAAAGGACTTTGTATCGATTCTTATGGCTATCACTCGCGACACTGGTTACGGTCATGTTGTTGTTTGAAACAACCGGCTATATCAAACATAAAGCAACTGTCATCCGAAACGAATATCAAGCCGATTTGGTGATGTCTAATGTGCTCACCAGTACCCAACAAATTCAACTTGAAGTTTTGGCACATGACGCAGTCACATCCGCCATCCCTATCGGTATTTATCGCAATGTCAATATCGATGCGGGTAATCAAGTGTTTCAAGCGGTGTATA
Proteins encoded in this window:
- a CDS encoding F390 synthetase-related protein: MQAVKDYHYLTKNRKKLSRAQIEALQLKSLQHIVEYAKAHSPFYQDLYGNQTIQSFEDFYQLPTINKQIMMDHFSTLNTCGLIKENVMAYAVEKELNKDFLGYYQDEYVVGLSSGTSGNKGLYITPKSMTKRLPGVFLSRGGISLSDLPLRILFCLRVFSQGFDDINAPFLKLKYISTMTDMDDVIKQINQGKINLLMAPPSFIRQLLPRHEEIQVKLKKIITYAEVLSKSDQVVFEEAFKTKVIEIYQASEGQIASACKAGHLHINEDLVFIELYDEAGHLIQTPHQVGHKMVLTNLINFAQPLIRYEMNDMIALDEPCPCGSQFRRIEKVLGRSDDNIYFYDEHLKPKIVYSDLFSRWIITTSDLIREFQVVQDDISHLEITLDLLGDFDVNTLKIRLDDELAALGLKGTYTFLIQTLELPKHANKFKRFISRLKKE
- a CDS encoding AAA family ATPase is translated as MIVLVGASASGKTELAKILYRTYGYKKCVTTTTRPERTGEQDGVDYHFLTEDVFKSLMAKNAFYEVTEYSNRYYGIQKKDVVENGVVIVDPNGANALVDQADDVYVVFVEASEELRTRRMQSRGDLTEQIEKRILGDRNVFQLKNFHRIDLHIYNEQVDLNELALWVHEHYQKRHRK
- a CDS encoding sensor domain-containing diguanylate cyclase, yielding MHKKYLDFDPFGSMIVKAMNAGTWIWNIQTNETIYNERWAEMIGYSLAELEPVSLDTWCKFVHPDDLHKSDEAFKQLFDKKTEFYSVEVRMKHKLGYWIWVLDSGQIIEWSETCEPLIAIGTHIDITDSKNAQLELEKSERNLRQIVEHAFDIIYRIDNKGNLSYVSNAWSKRLGYARANSIGQPYKSFVHPDDVKRLDAFAETLKQSEDAQTISGYRLRHANGSWRYYESNASIILEDGAIAGVGGIARDITLLIEKQREIEYLSYHDFLTGLYNRHYLDHIIGEIIKPERLPLCIISMDLNDLKRVNDTYGHHMGDYYIKQVATIIKELIPTPYQFRVGGDEFLVFVPNTDQTTALEIRNTVYDQLKKMKIKDFQPSTAFGFIVKESIDEEIYEDIKKADEFMYLNKIKVKSGNY
- a CDS encoding TIGR00266 family protein, whose product is MQYKIEGGQLPVVIVELDENEQIITEGGGMSWMTENMSMETKGGGLGKVFGRMLSGEALFQNIYTAKNGPGMIALASSLPGTIMAVQIQKDKPFIVQKRAFLGCESSVELSIFFQRKLGAGFFGGEGFIMQKLTGEGIAFVELDGYVKVYELEAGEKMIVDTGYLAAMDSTVSMDIKTVGNIKDMVFGGEGLFHTVVTGPGKVYLQSMPASKFMSPVQHK
- a CDS encoding dihydrofolate reductase family protein, producing the protein MRKVILYIACSLDGFISRDNDSIDFLAGQTNEVVDFGYDQFLASVDTLILGSKTYSELINHISVGVWPYVGKKVYVFSNRLKGSNEEVTFVDGDVVQFVESLKQTEGSDIWVVGGRGVIDPLLKAKAIDRYIITLMPNIIGSGKRLFPQLDSDTLLKLVSAETFNGMVMLTYEKR
- a CDS encoding ABC transporter ATP-binding protein; the encoded protein is MEQIVLKDVKKTYYPDVLNRPVLNHLSLSIHAGEFVGIIGPSGSGKTTLLYVMSGLEPADSGEVTLFQKPLAHYLESDRAMLRRDLIGFVFQFFNLIPNLTIYDNMKLANVIIKHKGLTIEEALDLVGLKDVMHQYPSQLSGGMQQRASIARAILGEKKIIFADEPTGNLDHHTSLEIMELFRKLNQTLGITIVMVTHNESLLSYTNRVIRLLDGNIINDEQI